One window from the genome of Asterias rubens chromosome 11, eAstRub1.3, whole genome shotgun sequence encodes:
- the LOC117296998 gene encoding popeye domain-containing protein 3-like: protein MLLLSGSTAPTPGDIFTPTTFPWTGISPGVDAVLPGPGCTGLWEPIQSIVFQVACLLFVLGYLAPSTGFAAMFVMHAFLSFGFLTLSLWGLLYICAMDVFAWNLVFCVLNICHAGYLGYQIRPVQFTREERDLYNAVFKPFQVPRSVYRDLCDIGKTSSLKIGEHYAEQGRTPCNRLSIVIFGKVKVFSDGDFLHNIQEKQFLDSPEWESFSQNETSDNFQVTLTATTYCRYMCWQRDNLKQFLETQPYLKQVFSNIIGTDITKKLYLLTERNLNDRGSRADIRLPSVAKEASPNHDLRGHLAAGGMGACGVGIPVLGISENQDSALQVPYYQEYARPRQRTDTSDSVYENDNGYSRR, encoded by the exons ATGTTGCTACTGTCCGGGTCAACCGCTCCGACCCCCGGTGACATCTTCACCCCAACAACTTTTCCATGGACTGGGATATCGCCAGGTGTGGATGCGGTCCTACCCGGGCCAGGATGCACCGGCCTATGGGAGCCCATCCAGAGCATCGTCTTCCAAGTGGCATGTCTTCTCTTCGTCTTAGGCTACCTTGCTCCATCAACTGGCTTCGCTGCCATGTTTGTCATGCACGCTTTCCTGAGCTTTGGTTTCCTCACTTTGTCCCTATGGGGTTTACTATACATCTGCGCCATGGATGTCTTCGCCTGGAATCTTGTCTTCTGTGTTCTCAATATCTGCCACGCTGGGTATCTCGGGTACCAGATCCGACCCGTCCAGTTTACAAGAGAAGAGAGGGACTTATACAATGCCGTCTTCAAGCCGTTCCAGGTGCCTCGTAGCGTCTATAGGGATTTATGTGACATTGGTAAAACTAGCTCCTTGAAGATCGGTGAACATTATGCTGAGCAGGGAAGGACGCCTTGCAATAGACTCTCAATTGTCATCTTTGGAAA gGTTAAAGTATTTTCCGATGGAGATTTTCTTCACAACATCcaagaaaaacagtttttagaCTCGCCAGAGTGGGAATCATTCAGCCAGAATGAGACGAGCGACAATTTTCAG GTTACACTGACTGCCACTACCTACTGCCGTTACATGTGCTGGCAACGTGATAACCTGAAACAGTTTCTAGAAACCCAGCCCTACCTAAAACAAGTCTTCAGTAACATCATCGGGACCGATATTACCAAAAAACTCTACCTCCTGACGGAGAGGAATCTCAACGACCGAGGTTCACGGGCTGACATCCGGTTACCAAGCGTTGCTAAGGAAGCCTCGCCCAACCATGACCTCAGAGGTCACTTGGCAGCCGGTGGGATGGGTGCGTGTGGAGTCGGGATACCAGTCCTTGGAATCAGTGAAAATCAGGACAGTGCGCTCCAGGTGCCTTACTATCAGGAGTACGCTCGGCCTCGCCAAAGGACGGACACCAGTGACTCAGTTTATGAGAATGACAACG GATACTCAAGGCGATAG